The following proteins are co-located in the Anas platyrhynchos isolate ZD024472 breed Pekin duck chromosome 1, IASCAAS_PekinDuck_T2T, whole genome shotgun sequence genome:
- the LIMS1 gene encoding LIM and senescent cell antigen-like-containing domain protein 1 isoform X2, with protein MGRAAYCEPAAGEDTPCHNMANALANAICERCRGGFAPAEKIVNSNGELYHEQCFVCAQCFQQFPEGLFYEFEGRKYCEHDFQMLFAPCCHQCGEFIIGRVIKAMNNSWHPECFCCDICQQVLADIGFVKNAGRHLCRPCHNREKARGLGKYICQKCHAIIDEQPLIFKNDPYHPDHFNCANCGKELTADARELKGELYCLPCHDKMGVPICGACRRPIEGRVVNAMGKQWHVEHFVCAKCEKPFLGHRHYERKGLAYCETHYNQLFGDVCFHCNRVIEGDVVSALNKAWCVNCFACSTCNTKLTLKNKFVEFDMKPVCKKCYEKFPLELKKRLKKLAETLGRK; from the exons ATGGGAAGGGCTGCTTATTGTGAACCTGCCGCCGGCGAGGATACACCCTGTCA cAACATGGCGAATGCGCTCGCGAATGCCATCTGTGAGCGCTGTAGAGGCGGCTTTGCACCAGCAGAGAAAATCGTCAACAGCAATGGTGAGCTGTACCACGAGCAGTGCTTCGTGTGCGCCCAGTGCTTCCAGCAGTTCCCCGAAGGGCTCTTCTACGAG TTTGAAGGGAGGAAGTACTGTGAACACGATTTCCAAATGCTTTTCGCCCCATGCTGCCATCAGTGTG GTGAGTTCATTATTGGTCGTGTTATTAAGGCTATGAACAACAGTTGGCATCCAGAATGCTTCTGCTGTGACATCTGCCAACAAGTATTGGCAGATATTGGATTTGTCAAGAATGCTGGGAG GCATCTCTGCCGTCCTTGCCATAACAGGGAAAAGGCCAGAGGCTTGGGAAAGTACATTTGCCAGAAGTGCCACGCCATTATTGACGAACAGCCTCTCATATTCAAAAATGATCCTTACCACCCTGATCACTTCAACTGTGCAAACTGCGG GAAGGAGCTTACTGCTGATGCTCGTGAGTTGAAGGGAGAATTATATTGTTTACCCTGTCATGACAAAATGGGTGTCCCCATCTGTGGAGCATGTAGAAGACCAATTGAAGGGCGCGTGGTGAATGCTATGGGCAAACAGTGGCATGTGGAG cattTTGTGTGTGCGAAATGTGAGAAGCCATTCCTGGGTCATCGTCATTATGAGAGAAAAGGCTTGGCATATTGTGAAACCCACTACAATCAG cTGTTCGGTGATGTTTGTTTCCATTGCAATCGTGTAATTGAAGGAGATG TTGTGTCAGCTCTGAATAAGGCATGGTGTGTGAATTGTTTCGCTTGTTCAACTTGCAACACTAAGTTAACACTCAA GAATAAATTCGTTGAATTTGATATGAAGCCTGTCTGCAAAAAGTGCTATGAGAAGTTTCCTCTAGAGctgaagaaaagactgaagaaactAGCTGAAACTTTGGGAAGGAAGTGA
- the LIMS1 gene encoding LIM and senescent cell antigen-like-containing domain protein 1 isoform X1, whose amino-acid sequence MGRAAYCEPAAGEDTPCHNMANALANAICERCRGGFAPAEKIVNSNGELYHEQCFVCAQCFQQFPEGLFYEFEGRKYCEHDFQMLFAPCCHQCGEFIIGRVIKAMNNSWHPECFCCDICQQVLADIGFVKNAGRHLCRPCHNREKARGLGKYICQKCHAIIDEQPLIFKNDPYHPDHFNCANCGKELTADARELKGELYCLPCHDKMGVPICGACRRPIEGRVVNAMGKQWHVEHFVCAKCEKPFLGHRHYERKGLAYCETHYNQLFGDVCFHCNRVIEGDVVSALNKAWCVNCFACSTCNTKLTLKDKFVEIDLKPVCKHCYEKMPDEFKRRLAKREREAKDKEKQKKKKPICL is encoded by the exons ATGGGAAGGGCTGCTTATTGTGAACCTGCCGCCGGCGAGGATACACCCTGTCA cAACATGGCGAATGCGCTCGCGAATGCCATCTGTGAGCGCTGTAGAGGCGGCTTTGCACCAGCAGAGAAAATCGTCAACAGCAATGGTGAGCTGTACCACGAGCAGTGCTTCGTGTGCGCCCAGTGCTTCCAGCAGTTCCCCGAAGGGCTCTTCTACGAG TTTGAAGGGAGGAAGTACTGTGAACACGATTTCCAAATGCTTTTCGCCCCATGCTGCCATCAGTGTG GTGAGTTCATTATTGGTCGTGTTATTAAGGCTATGAACAACAGTTGGCATCCAGAATGCTTCTGCTGTGACATCTGCCAACAAGTATTGGCAGATATTGGATTTGTCAAGAATGCTGGGAG GCATCTCTGCCGTCCTTGCCATAACAGGGAAAAGGCCAGAGGCTTGGGAAAGTACATTTGCCAGAAGTGCCACGCCATTATTGACGAACAGCCTCTCATATTCAAAAATGATCCTTACCACCCTGATCACTTCAACTGTGCAAACTGCGG GAAGGAGCTTACTGCTGATGCTCGTGAGTTGAAGGGAGAATTATATTGTTTACCCTGTCATGACAAAATGGGTGTCCCCATCTGTGGAGCATGTAGAAGACCAATTGAAGGGCGCGTGGTGAATGCTATGGGCAAACAGTGGCATGTGGAG cattTTGTGTGTGCGAAATGTGAGAAGCCATTCCTGGGTCATCGTCATTATGAGAGAAAAGGCTTGGCATATTGTGAAACCCACTACAATCAG cTGTTCGGTGATGTTTGTTTCCATTGCAATCGTGTAATTGAAGGAGATG TTGTGTCAGCTCTGAATAAGGCATGGTGTGTGAATTGTTTCGCTTGTTCAACTTGCAACACTAAGTTAACACTCAA GGATAAGTTTGTTGAAATTGATCTAAAACCTGTCTGCAAACATTGTTATGAGAAAATGCCAGATGAATTTAAGCGACGCCTTGCCAAACGGGAACGTGAGGCGAAGGataaagagaagcagaaaaagaaaaagccaatctgtctgtaa
- the LIMS1 gene encoding LIM and senescent cell antigen-like-containing domain protein 1 isoform X5 yields the protein MTALQLKELSQSGLYRRRRDRPDSVGQPGWQEEKLSNMANALANAICERCRGGFAPAEKIVNSNGELYHEQCFVCAQCFQQFPEGLFYEFEGRKYCEHDFQMLFAPCCHQCGEFIIGRVIKAMNNSWHPECFCCDICQQVLADIGFVKNAGRHLCRPCHNREKARGLGKYICQKCHAIIDEQPLIFKNDPYHPDHFNCANCGKELTADARELKGELYCLPCHDKMGVPICGACRRPIEGRVVNAMGKQWHVEHFVCAKCEKPFLGHRHYERKGLAYCETHYNQLFGDVCFHCNRVIEGDVVSALNKAWCVNCFACSTCNTKLTLKDKFVEIDLKPVCKHCYEKMPDEFKRRLAKREREAKDKEKQKKKKPICL from the exons ATGACGGCCTTGCAGCTGAAAGAGCTGTCACAGTCGGGTCTGTACAGGAGGAGACGGGATCGTCCAGATAGCGTGGGGCAGCCTGgctggcaggaggagaagctgag cAACATGGCGAATGCGCTCGCGAATGCCATCTGTGAGCGCTGTAGAGGCGGCTTTGCACCAGCAGAGAAAATCGTCAACAGCAATGGTGAGCTGTACCACGAGCAGTGCTTCGTGTGCGCCCAGTGCTTCCAGCAGTTCCCCGAAGGGCTCTTCTACGAG TTTGAAGGGAGGAAGTACTGTGAACACGATTTCCAAATGCTTTTCGCCCCATGCTGCCATCAGTGTG GTGAGTTCATTATTGGTCGTGTTATTAAGGCTATGAACAACAGTTGGCATCCAGAATGCTTCTGCTGTGACATCTGCCAACAAGTATTGGCAGATATTGGATTTGTCAAGAATGCTGGGAG GCATCTCTGCCGTCCTTGCCATAACAGGGAAAAGGCCAGAGGCTTGGGAAAGTACATTTGCCAGAAGTGCCACGCCATTATTGACGAACAGCCTCTCATATTCAAAAATGATCCTTACCACCCTGATCACTTCAACTGTGCAAACTGCGG GAAGGAGCTTACTGCTGATGCTCGTGAGTTGAAGGGAGAATTATATTGTTTACCCTGTCATGACAAAATGGGTGTCCCCATCTGTGGAGCATGTAGAAGACCAATTGAAGGGCGCGTGGTGAATGCTATGGGCAAACAGTGGCATGTGGAG cattTTGTGTGTGCGAAATGTGAGAAGCCATTCCTGGGTCATCGTCATTATGAGAGAAAAGGCTTGGCATATTGTGAAACCCACTACAATCAG cTGTTCGGTGATGTTTGTTTCCATTGCAATCGTGTAATTGAAGGAGATG TTGTGTCAGCTCTGAATAAGGCATGGTGTGTGAATTGTTTCGCTTGTTCAACTTGCAACACTAAGTTAACACTCAA GGATAAGTTTGTTGAAATTGATCTAAAACCTGTCTGCAAACATTGTTATGAGAAAATGCCAGATGAATTTAAGCGACGCCTTGCCAAACGGGAACGTGAGGCGAAGGataaagagaagcagaaaaagaaaaagccaatctgtctgtaa
- the LIMS1 gene encoding LIM and senescent cell antigen-like-containing domain protein 1 isoform X6 gives MTALQLKELSQSGLYRRRRDRPDSVGQPGWQEEKLSNMANALANAICERCRGGFAPAEKIVNSNGELYHEQCFVCAQCFQQFPEGLFYEFEGRKYCEHDFQMLFAPCCHQCGEFIIGRVIKAMNNSWHPECFCCDICQQVLADIGFVKNAGRHLCRPCHNREKARGLGKYICQKCHAIIDEQPLIFKNDPYHPDHFNCANCGKELTADARELKGELYCLPCHDKMGVPICGACRRPIEGRVVNAMGKQWHVEHFVCAKCEKPFLGHRHYERKGLAYCETHYNQLFGDVCFHCNRVIEGDVVSALNKAWCVNCFACSTCNTKLTLKNKFVEFDMKPVCKKCYEKFPLELKKRLKKLAETLGRK, from the exons ATGACGGCCTTGCAGCTGAAAGAGCTGTCACAGTCGGGTCTGTACAGGAGGAGACGGGATCGTCCAGATAGCGTGGGGCAGCCTGgctggcaggaggagaagctgag cAACATGGCGAATGCGCTCGCGAATGCCATCTGTGAGCGCTGTAGAGGCGGCTTTGCACCAGCAGAGAAAATCGTCAACAGCAATGGTGAGCTGTACCACGAGCAGTGCTTCGTGTGCGCCCAGTGCTTCCAGCAGTTCCCCGAAGGGCTCTTCTACGAG TTTGAAGGGAGGAAGTACTGTGAACACGATTTCCAAATGCTTTTCGCCCCATGCTGCCATCAGTGTG GTGAGTTCATTATTGGTCGTGTTATTAAGGCTATGAACAACAGTTGGCATCCAGAATGCTTCTGCTGTGACATCTGCCAACAAGTATTGGCAGATATTGGATTTGTCAAGAATGCTGGGAG GCATCTCTGCCGTCCTTGCCATAACAGGGAAAAGGCCAGAGGCTTGGGAAAGTACATTTGCCAGAAGTGCCACGCCATTATTGACGAACAGCCTCTCATATTCAAAAATGATCCTTACCACCCTGATCACTTCAACTGTGCAAACTGCGG GAAGGAGCTTACTGCTGATGCTCGTGAGTTGAAGGGAGAATTATATTGTTTACCCTGTCATGACAAAATGGGTGTCCCCATCTGTGGAGCATGTAGAAGACCAATTGAAGGGCGCGTGGTGAATGCTATGGGCAAACAGTGGCATGTGGAG cattTTGTGTGTGCGAAATGTGAGAAGCCATTCCTGGGTCATCGTCATTATGAGAGAAAAGGCTTGGCATATTGTGAAACCCACTACAATCAG cTGTTCGGTGATGTTTGTTTCCATTGCAATCGTGTAATTGAAGGAGATG TTGTGTCAGCTCTGAATAAGGCATGGTGTGTGAATTGTTTCGCTTGTTCAACTTGCAACACTAAGTTAACACTCAA GAATAAATTCGTTGAATTTGATATGAAGCCTGTCTGCAAAAAGTGCTATGAGAAGTTTCCTCTAGAGctgaagaaaagactgaagaaactAGCTGAAACTTTGGGAAGGAAGTGA
- the LIMS1 gene encoding LIM and senescent cell antigen-like-containing domain protein 1 isoform X3 gives MDFQRRAYPYAIPEDEEIAHEVARDGHNPAGNEGEKPVSKLQRRHSDIKLYKEFCDFYARFNMANALANAICERCRGGFAPAEKIVNSNGELYHEQCFVCAQCFQQFPEGLFYEFEGRKYCEHDFQMLFAPCCHQCGEFIIGRVIKAMNNSWHPECFCCDICQQVLADIGFVKNAGRHLCRPCHNREKARGLGKYICQKCHAIIDEQPLIFKNDPYHPDHFNCANCGKELTADARELKGELYCLPCHDKMGVPICGACRRPIEGRVVNAMGKQWHVEHFVCAKCEKPFLGHRHYERKGLAYCETHYNQLFGDVCFHCNRVIEGDVVSALNKAWCVNCFACSTCNTKLTLKDKFVEIDLKPVCKHCYEKMPDEFKRRLAKREREAKDKEKQKKKKPICL, from the exons ATGGACTTCCAGCGCAGAGCTTACCCCTACGCGATCCCGGAGGACGAGGAGATCGCCCACGAGGTCGCTCGCGATGGCCACAACCCTGCGGGAAACGAAGGCGAGAAACCAGTGTCAAAACTGCAGCGTAGGCACAGTGACATAAAGCTCTACAAAGAGTTTTGTGACTTTTATGCAAGATT cAACATGGCGAATGCGCTCGCGAATGCCATCTGTGAGCGCTGTAGAGGCGGCTTTGCACCAGCAGAGAAAATCGTCAACAGCAATGGTGAGCTGTACCACGAGCAGTGCTTCGTGTGCGCCCAGTGCTTCCAGCAGTTCCCCGAAGGGCTCTTCTACGAG TTTGAAGGGAGGAAGTACTGTGAACACGATTTCCAAATGCTTTTCGCCCCATGCTGCCATCAGTGTG GTGAGTTCATTATTGGTCGTGTTATTAAGGCTATGAACAACAGTTGGCATCCAGAATGCTTCTGCTGTGACATCTGCCAACAAGTATTGGCAGATATTGGATTTGTCAAGAATGCTGGGAG GCATCTCTGCCGTCCTTGCCATAACAGGGAAAAGGCCAGAGGCTTGGGAAAGTACATTTGCCAGAAGTGCCACGCCATTATTGACGAACAGCCTCTCATATTCAAAAATGATCCTTACCACCCTGATCACTTCAACTGTGCAAACTGCGG GAAGGAGCTTACTGCTGATGCTCGTGAGTTGAAGGGAGAATTATATTGTTTACCCTGTCATGACAAAATGGGTGTCCCCATCTGTGGAGCATGTAGAAGACCAATTGAAGGGCGCGTGGTGAATGCTATGGGCAAACAGTGGCATGTGGAG cattTTGTGTGTGCGAAATGTGAGAAGCCATTCCTGGGTCATCGTCATTATGAGAGAAAAGGCTTGGCATATTGTGAAACCCACTACAATCAG cTGTTCGGTGATGTTTGTTTCCATTGCAATCGTGTAATTGAAGGAGATG TTGTGTCAGCTCTGAATAAGGCATGGTGTGTGAATTGTTTCGCTTGTTCAACTTGCAACACTAAGTTAACACTCAA GGATAAGTTTGTTGAAATTGATCTAAAACCTGTCTGCAAACATTGTTATGAGAAAATGCCAGATGAATTTAAGCGACGCCTTGCCAAACGGGAACGTGAGGCGAAGGataaagagaagcagaaaaagaaaaagccaatctgtctgtaa
- the LIMS1 gene encoding LIM and senescent cell antigen-like-containing domain protein 1 isoform X4 — protein sequence MDFQRRAYPYAIPEDEEIAHEVARDGHNPAGNEGEKPVSKLQRRHSDIKLYKEFCDFYARFNMANALANAICERCRGGFAPAEKIVNSNGELYHEQCFVCAQCFQQFPEGLFYEFEGRKYCEHDFQMLFAPCCHQCGEFIIGRVIKAMNNSWHPECFCCDICQQVLADIGFVKNAGRHLCRPCHNREKARGLGKYICQKCHAIIDEQPLIFKNDPYHPDHFNCANCGKELTADARELKGELYCLPCHDKMGVPICGACRRPIEGRVVNAMGKQWHVEHFVCAKCEKPFLGHRHYERKGLAYCETHYNQLFGDVCFHCNRVIEGDVVSALNKAWCVNCFACSTCNTKLTLKNKFVEFDMKPVCKKCYEKFPLELKKRLKKLAETLGRK from the exons ATGGACTTCCAGCGCAGAGCTTACCCCTACGCGATCCCGGAGGACGAGGAGATCGCCCACGAGGTCGCTCGCGATGGCCACAACCCTGCGGGAAACGAAGGCGAGAAACCAGTGTCAAAACTGCAGCGTAGGCACAGTGACATAAAGCTCTACAAAGAGTTTTGTGACTTTTATGCAAGATT cAACATGGCGAATGCGCTCGCGAATGCCATCTGTGAGCGCTGTAGAGGCGGCTTTGCACCAGCAGAGAAAATCGTCAACAGCAATGGTGAGCTGTACCACGAGCAGTGCTTCGTGTGCGCCCAGTGCTTCCAGCAGTTCCCCGAAGGGCTCTTCTACGAG TTTGAAGGGAGGAAGTACTGTGAACACGATTTCCAAATGCTTTTCGCCCCATGCTGCCATCAGTGTG GTGAGTTCATTATTGGTCGTGTTATTAAGGCTATGAACAACAGTTGGCATCCAGAATGCTTCTGCTGTGACATCTGCCAACAAGTATTGGCAGATATTGGATTTGTCAAGAATGCTGGGAG GCATCTCTGCCGTCCTTGCCATAACAGGGAAAAGGCCAGAGGCTTGGGAAAGTACATTTGCCAGAAGTGCCACGCCATTATTGACGAACAGCCTCTCATATTCAAAAATGATCCTTACCACCCTGATCACTTCAACTGTGCAAACTGCGG GAAGGAGCTTACTGCTGATGCTCGTGAGTTGAAGGGAGAATTATATTGTTTACCCTGTCATGACAAAATGGGTGTCCCCATCTGTGGAGCATGTAGAAGACCAATTGAAGGGCGCGTGGTGAATGCTATGGGCAAACAGTGGCATGTGGAG cattTTGTGTGTGCGAAATGTGAGAAGCCATTCCTGGGTCATCGTCATTATGAGAGAAAAGGCTTGGCATATTGTGAAACCCACTACAATCAG cTGTTCGGTGATGTTTGTTTCCATTGCAATCGTGTAATTGAAGGAGATG TTGTGTCAGCTCTGAATAAGGCATGGTGTGTGAATTGTTTCGCTTGTTCAACTTGCAACACTAAGTTAACACTCAA GAATAAATTCGTTGAATTTGATATGAAGCCTGTCTGCAAAAAGTGCTATGAGAAGTTTCCTCTAGAGctgaagaaaagactgaagaaactAGCTGAAACTTTGGGAAGGAAGTGA
- the LIMS1 gene encoding LIM and senescent cell antigen-like-containing domain protein 1 isoform X8, producing MRTSGEACTSLSNMANALANAICERCRGGFAPAEKIVNSNGELYHEQCFVCAQCFQQFPEGLFYEFEGRKYCEHDFQMLFAPCCHQCGEFIIGRVIKAMNNSWHPECFCCDICQQVLADIGFVKNAGRHLCRPCHNREKARGLGKYICQKCHAIIDEQPLIFKNDPYHPDHFNCANCGKELTADARELKGELYCLPCHDKMGVPICGACRRPIEGRVVNAMGKQWHVEHFVCAKCEKPFLGHRHYERKGLAYCETHYNQLFGDVCFHCNRVIEGDVVSALNKAWCVNCFACSTCNTKLTLKDKFVEIDLKPVCKHCYEKMPDEFKRRLAKREREAKDKEKQKKKKPICL from the exons cAACATGGCGAATGCGCTCGCGAATGCCATCTGTGAGCGCTGTAGAGGCGGCTTTGCACCAGCAGAGAAAATCGTCAACAGCAATGGTGAGCTGTACCACGAGCAGTGCTTCGTGTGCGCCCAGTGCTTCCAGCAGTTCCCCGAAGGGCTCTTCTACGAG TTTGAAGGGAGGAAGTACTGTGAACACGATTTCCAAATGCTTTTCGCCCCATGCTGCCATCAGTGTG GTGAGTTCATTATTGGTCGTGTTATTAAGGCTATGAACAACAGTTGGCATCCAGAATGCTTCTGCTGTGACATCTGCCAACAAGTATTGGCAGATATTGGATTTGTCAAGAATGCTGGGAG GCATCTCTGCCGTCCTTGCCATAACAGGGAAAAGGCCAGAGGCTTGGGAAAGTACATTTGCCAGAAGTGCCACGCCATTATTGACGAACAGCCTCTCATATTCAAAAATGATCCTTACCACCCTGATCACTTCAACTGTGCAAACTGCGG GAAGGAGCTTACTGCTGATGCTCGTGAGTTGAAGGGAGAATTATATTGTTTACCCTGTCATGACAAAATGGGTGTCCCCATCTGTGGAGCATGTAGAAGACCAATTGAAGGGCGCGTGGTGAATGCTATGGGCAAACAGTGGCATGTGGAG cattTTGTGTGTGCGAAATGTGAGAAGCCATTCCTGGGTCATCGTCATTATGAGAGAAAAGGCTTGGCATATTGTGAAACCCACTACAATCAG cTGTTCGGTGATGTTTGTTTCCATTGCAATCGTGTAATTGAAGGAGATG TTGTGTCAGCTCTGAATAAGGCATGGTGTGTGAATTGTTTCGCTTGTTCAACTTGCAACACTAAGTTAACACTCAA GGATAAGTTTGTTGAAATTGATCTAAAACCTGTCTGCAAACATTGTTATGAGAAAATGCCAGATGAATTTAAGCGACGCCTTGCCAAACGGGAACGTGAGGCGAAGGataaagagaagcagaaaaagaaaaagccaatctgtctgtaa
- the LIMS1 gene encoding LIM and senescent cell antigen-like-containing domain protein 1 isoform X9: MLGVAAAGMTNSNMANALANAICERCRGGFAPAEKIVNSNGELYHEQCFVCAQCFQQFPEGLFYEFEGRKYCEHDFQMLFAPCCHQCGEFIIGRVIKAMNNSWHPECFCCDICQQVLADIGFVKNAGRHLCRPCHNREKARGLGKYICQKCHAIIDEQPLIFKNDPYHPDHFNCANCGKELTADARELKGELYCLPCHDKMGVPICGACRRPIEGRVVNAMGKQWHVEHFVCAKCEKPFLGHRHYERKGLAYCETHYNQLFGDVCFHCNRVIEGDVVSALNKAWCVNCFACSTCNTKLTLKNKFVEFDMKPVCKKCYEKFPLELKKRLKKLAETLGRK; the protein is encoded by the exons cAACATGGCGAATGCGCTCGCGAATGCCATCTGTGAGCGCTGTAGAGGCGGCTTTGCACCAGCAGAGAAAATCGTCAACAGCAATGGTGAGCTGTACCACGAGCAGTGCTTCGTGTGCGCCCAGTGCTTCCAGCAGTTCCCCGAAGGGCTCTTCTACGAG TTTGAAGGGAGGAAGTACTGTGAACACGATTTCCAAATGCTTTTCGCCCCATGCTGCCATCAGTGTG GTGAGTTCATTATTGGTCGTGTTATTAAGGCTATGAACAACAGTTGGCATCCAGAATGCTTCTGCTGTGACATCTGCCAACAAGTATTGGCAGATATTGGATTTGTCAAGAATGCTGGGAG GCATCTCTGCCGTCCTTGCCATAACAGGGAAAAGGCCAGAGGCTTGGGAAAGTACATTTGCCAGAAGTGCCACGCCATTATTGACGAACAGCCTCTCATATTCAAAAATGATCCTTACCACCCTGATCACTTCAACTGTGCAAACTGCGG GAAGGAGCTTACTGCTGATGCTCGTGAGTTGAAGGGAGAATTATATTGTTTACCCTGTCATGACAAAATGGGTGTCCCCATCTGTGGAGCATGTAGAAGACCAATTGAAGGGCGCGTGGTGAATGCTATGGGCAAACAGTGGCATGTGGAG cattTTGTGTGTGCGAAATGTGAGAAGCCATTCCTGGGTCATCGTCATTATGAGAGAAAAGGCTTGGCATATTGTGAAACCCACTACAATCAG cTGTTCGGTGATGTTTGTTTCCATTGCAATCGTGTAATTGAAGGAGATG TTGTGTCAGCTCTGAATAAGGCATGGTGTGTGAATTGTTTCGCTTGTTCAACTTGCAACACTAAGTTAACACTCAA GAATAAATTCGTTGAATTTGATATGAAGCCTGTCTGCAAAAAGTGCTATGAGAAGTTTCCTCTAGAGctgaagaaaagactgaagaaactAGCTGAAACTTTGGGAAGGAAGTGA
- the LIMS1 gene encoding LIM and senescent cell antigen-like-containing domain protein 1 isoform X7: MLGVAAAGMTNSNMANALANAICERCRGGFAPAEKIVNSNGELYHEQCFVCAQCFQQFPEGLFYEFEGRKYCEHDFQMLFAPCCHQCGEFIIGRVIKAMNNSWHPECFCCDICQQVLADIGFVKNAGRHLCRPCHNREKARGLGKYICQKCHAIIDEQPLIFKNDPYHPDHFNCANCGKELTADARELKGELYCLPCHDKMGVPICGACRRPIEGRVVNAMGKQWHVEHFVCAKCEKPFLGHRHYERKGLAYCETHYNQLFGDVCFHCNRVIEGDVVSALNKAWCVNCFACSTCNTKLTLKDKFVEIDLKPVCKHCYEKMPDEFKRRLAKREREAKDKEKQKKKKPICL, translated from the exons cAACATGGCGAATGCGCTCGCGAATGCCATCTGTGAGCGCTGTAGAGGCGGCTTTGCACCAGCAGAGAAAATCGTCAACAGCAATGGTGAGCTGTACCACGAGCAGTGCTTCGTGTGCGCCCAGTGCTTCCAGCAGTTCCCCGAAGGGCTCTTCTACGAG TTTGAAGGGAGGAAGTACTGTGAACACGATTTCCAAATGCTTTTCGCCCCATGCTGCCATCAGTGTG GTGAGTTCATTATTGGTCGTGTTATTAAGGCTATGAACAACAGTTGGCATCCAGAATGCTTCTGCTGTGACATCTGCCAACAAGTATTGGCAGATATTGGATTTGTCAAGAATGCTGGGAG GCATCTCTGCCGTCCTTGCCATAACAGGGAAAAGGCCAGAGGCTTGGGAAAGTACATTTGCCAGAAGTGCCACGCCATTATTGACGAACAGCCTCTCATATTCAAAAATGATCCTTACCACCCTGATCACTTCAACTGTGCAAACTGCGG GAAGGAGCTTACTGCTGATGCTCGTGAGTTGAAGGGAGAATTATATTGTTTACCCTGTCATGACAAAATGGGTGTCCCCATCTGTGGAGCATGTAGAAGACCAATTGAAGGGCGCGTGGTGAATGCTATGGGCAAACAGTGGCATGTGGAG cattTTGTGTGTGCGAAATGTGAGAAGCCATTCCTGGGTCATCGTCATTATGAGAGAAAAGGCTTGGCATATTGTGAAACCCACTACAATCAG cTGTTCGGTGATGTTTGTTTCCATTGCAATCGTGTAATTGAAGGAGATG TTGTGTCAGCTCTGAATAAGGCATGGTGTGTGAATTGTTTCGCTTGTTCAACTTGCAACACTAAGTTAACACTCAA GGATAAGTTTGTTGAAATTGATCTAAAACCTGTCTGCAAACATTGTTATGAGAAAATGCCAGATGAATTTAAGCGACGCCTTGCCAAACGGGAACGTGAGGCGAAGGataaagagaagcagaaaaagaaaaagccaatctgtctgtaa